The genome window GTTTTGCCCTTTTTCCAGtcttaattaattagaaaGATTGTATTATTCGGGGCCCGATCGGTCCAGTCGGGGCTGCTCACGCACTGGACGACAAAAGTGAGGATCGCGCCCCGGTGGTGCATTCGACCgttttctttataattaaaagttaaattgggccgaaagaaatttttgttttcattaatCTCCGTGAGATTCGCCGGCAAAAAACAAACCAAACAAATTAATTCCGATGGCAGGAGCGGgctctaattaaataaaaaataagacaaTGTAAATGAGGCGAAtaaggtaaattatttattgggGCGGCCTTGAGGGCTTGAAGGGCCACGACGGTGGCGCTTGGGGTTTTTccttgaaaaaattgaaaggcGACACAATTTGTTATTCTTCCCTTGTCAGCACGCGAGTTTATTCGTTCTGTTTTAGGACCGGAGCGGAGTCCTCCGGTGATTCCCGCAATGTGTCGGATTAATCGCGGCAGAAAAGGTGGCAAATCGGAGCCTGGATCCGCTATTAGCAATTATTAAGTGAGTACACGGCTGGGAAAGCTTAGCGCCATGAATTTATCGGTAACCTGTAGCCGCGGGGTGCATGAGAATGAACTGTCAACCCTCGCAAGGGAAACTACTGCTATTGTATTCCGGGGCGGCGTCCTCTTTCAGCGCTCGTCAACTCGGGGGCACATCCACCGATGTGACGTCGCCGCAACCGGAATTTATCGTCGCGCGAAACGCCAAATTATTTCCAGATGTAATAATGGAATTTGTCGCGTAGTGTTTTTTTCGGTGCCCATCTATCAAACCCACTCGTAAAACTGATGGGGGCGTAATTCGATAGATGGCTTAAAATTCCCACGGCATGTCCCGaaagtttttcttttataaaccGACCTTATTGAAATTTGTTCCACGCGCAAACGGATTGCCTTTCATAACGCACACAGGACCGCAGAAGTGGCTTCCCGATATGACTCAATATCGGATATCGATATCCAAAATGTCCGACGTTCGCGTTAGCGCCACGTTAAATTTTCATCCGACGGTTGGTAGCACTggcgcaattttttttttttttgaacgagTTGGTCACACTCGCTCGTCACGAATTTAATTTACGACGGTGCATTTGTGTAAAATTTCACTTGATTAAATTAGCGTTTTATAATGTGAAATTATCAAATGAGAACGGGCATAAAAGCGAGAATGAAGTAACAACGGTTCAAAATGAAGCATAAATCAACggcgataataaaaaatttataatgctTCGGTTGTGTTGTTGTCGTTTGCGCCATCTATGAACCATGATGCACGTGGCGCGACGCGCCATCTACACCTAGTAAACGAAACCACAACACGTCATCTTACTGTGCGTTTACAGGTAATgaaaatttcacaaatttatcaaaaggATAATGAACAGGTAACTAACTCGACAACTTcaacgaaattattttttgtttggttttagGTGACTGCAGGAGAAGAATATTCTTGGGGAACTCCCATACAAATTAGAAGAATAGAGAAATCCTGCACCGTCGAATTAATGTCGTTCAAAATGTTTGCATTTTAAGAATCAAATCTCTGGCAATGATTCTCGCTACAAGAAACTGCGGATTACGTGATAAAGGTAGGAATAATCAGTTTTAGTTGTCTTTTAAGAAGCGAAAGATTGCtgataaaatttttttaattcagccGCCATTTTCCTTTAAACCTccgtgtattgttggttgcctatctcGTAAGCGCTCAGAATTTATtacgaacaatttttttatcgcaaATTCTTGAACGGCGAAAAAGGCTCTTTGTATCAGCTTCTCTACAGTTTGAGGATTGTGAGGAGTTGATTGTTTATTATTGAAGGAAAGGATCGGTgttgattgaaataaattgttgatttatttaatttatttgtaataatGATTGGCACACATTCTTTTACAACAGAAGGATTATGGCGATGTTTGTACAATAATAACATGTCCGTAAATGAATATAATAAATGTCGAAACGTCGGTATCTTGTTTTGCGAAGTTTCGTAACGAACCAAACCGGTAACGGAGCAAGTTTTGCACAAGAATGTAAGTTCGAAGCGAACGGTAATAAAAACGGCCAAACTGCATCAACCAAACGGTACAAAGAATAAATACTGACGTGTGACAAAGAGTATGTGCTTTAGTTGAAAAACTTTTAGCTCAATTGTAGTAGTCTCGATAActaatttgtcatttctctAAAAGTACATTACTTCTGCAATCATATTTTATGTACAACAGTGACATCATCATctttggtaaaaaaaatatcgataaaATAGGTACTGCGCTATATAAGTAAATAATgagcaataaataatttacaagtTACTTATCTAGTGAATATTGTTGTTACAAATCAAGAAACAGCTAAACACTTCGTTGTTCAGCAGTATAATTAACTTTAtactattcaaaatttgatggTGTTTGATTAGCCTATCTTATCGTAATATTTACTTTGTGCTAAGTACATGGTTTCATCTTTAATGTTTAATATTTGCTCAAAAGTGACACTCcaagtataattttttttttgctttggaGCGCTACACAGCGCACATGTCGCAGGAactaatttacatttaatggAAAAGTTACATTAATTATTAGTCTCATTTAACAATATCACAATTTTAATattgcaataatttttaagtAGTAGTATGCTTCCATTACTTAATTTAGATGTTAATATGTAAAGCTTGCAAGTACATTCTAGCAAGCCCATCGTTTATTTGACTAGAGTTTTGGTAATATGCCCAAGAACAGAAACAGACATTACTGGAAGGACTACTAGAATGGCGACGACCGAAAGCGAAGCAGGTCCAGGTGTCGAGAGCCGTCCCAGGCCCATCGTAGTAGTCCGCTCGAGCGTGTTCGTCTTAACAAATGTAAAGCTGGCGAAGCCCAGGCCGGGGCCTGGCCACAGAACTAGGAAGACACTTGGGATGAGGCCTAGCAAGCAGCCGTACAGGCGTGGAGAACACTCAGGCTATTGCACAGGAGGCTCGCAAGTGTCCAGGAATGTTAGACCGGTCCTCGGACGGGGCCCCTCAGCCCCCTGGCGGCGCCCGTTCAGTCTTGTTGCCCCCCGTCGAGTCACTGACGTAGACGACCCCAGCACTACTATTAGCCACTCGAAGAGGTGCACTATATTGTTTAGTAAAGTCACTGACTGCCGTCGCGGCGCCACCGGCGGCAACGTGTCCGTCTGCACCGGCCGTGGTGGCCACCACTCCGTCAAATCCCACTGCGTGCGCATCGTCACCGCAATGGTAATTATAACTGCAGCAAAGCACTCCGTCCTGCGAAAACACCAAAACGGATTAATGACCAAAGGGCGAAGGCGAGAATCCGCCCACAACCTGCTACGCACACGGCAAATTGTGAGGGAATTCCTGGGGCACGGTGCTAGTCGGAAAGTCGTGACTGTGCTCGTCTATCAGTCACACAATAGACTTGGTGGCGGCGGCGCGGACGGGCCCCCCCGGCGACGACACTCAAATCCACAAAAATAGACGAAaagttttctttattattcaTATTTCGGTTTCTTTTAAGATTACGTCAGGTCCCCAaggttataatttttttttcgaattacGCGACTAAAGAGGACCACATAATACTACACAACACGTTCGTggtagttattttcatatgagtagcgctgtcagatcacttttcaggtatgaggccgaaatttgaagcacgaggcgtcagtCAAGTAATGCAAAAGAggcttaaaaaatgttaatttattgtaaattttgaggttatctttgttagatgtcaagttaggtatataaccgggaaagtttatatatttagttatataccactttcccggttatatatttcaggaaacgaacacgaaaaactgaaaaaatattatttacacGTACTGACAGccatttatgtatttatgttACTTCTGCAGAAGTGTATTTCGCCGCCATTGTCTTATACGtgatcattataaattatttgtcTCATTGTAGTAGGCggtggtgacgtagttgaatgtgccgcaagctttataacatgagtgagactagcatcgccgataggtagcgctgctggcggtagtgtaaatttgtctactagtttgtctaacgttgcggagctagcggcacatcccaaatttgtgtgagttttcaacgccaactgcgatgggacaatcacttataatgaccctgtatttttttatatcttttggTCAAAACTGGTCGgctttttgaataatttttttttgtgcacTCGGCTCAACTGCAAATGTCAAAGTCGGTCCTAACCTTGAAGGAAATAATAGTGTTGtgataataatgtttttttttcgtctattttaaagttttgggGTCGGCGCACGTCGGCGGCCAGTCCTGCGCCGCCTTCAATCTATTGCTGCATATTCACTAAGACCATGCACATTCGTCATTCACCAAAATTCATCATTACTAAGGTACAACTCTCGGAATAGTAGTATAGTAGGAAGCATGCAATATGTAGAGCGATACACATCTATAGAGTGCTCGGTAATTCTGTAAAACTACTGGACAGGCAAGAACAGGCACTACTAGAGGTGTGTATAGTTTGAGTGTAGTTAGAGTGACGTGATTACCGATGCACACAACACGCGACATTGCTCACCAGTTCCGCGCAGAACGGCACCTGGAAGGGAACGTAGTGTTAATTGTTAGTATAGCCTAGCTATCAGCAAGCCAGCCTTGGGCTCTATGCAGCGGCTAGCCATGCTCGAAGGTTAGACGGGGGGCCGCCAGGTGGCGCCCACAGACTATCGATGGACGAAGGAAAGGTGGCGCCAGCTCGCGGCCCACGGAGTCCCGGTCTCTACCGTAGTCTCGTTAAAGGAAGCAGGCCCTCGTAACGGTCATTGATGAGATGACATGAATGTTACAATGTATGGGGGTTCACACATGAAAGGCACTCTAATTTGCGCGCTATCGCGCCAAGCAATTATGAAAGTCACAGTACCTGGACGTTGTTAAGTACGAAACATTCAGACCACGACAATCAGTTAGTTTTAACACAACACATCTTGCTGCTACCGTCGCGCACTCACCTTGCAGTTGCAGGCGACGCAGGGGTCGTTCGGGTCGGCGAATTGCGCCCCCGACTCGTACATCCTGCCGGCGAAGGTGCAGGGTTGGCCCCAGGCCGAGACGTTGCCCATGGGACAGAGGTCGTCGCAGTGGGGACAACAGTCGCCGATCGCCTGGACCGGGTTGTCGCAGAGCAGCGGCGGACACTTCATCTCCCAGCAGTCGACCTCGCCGTAGAGACACTCGCAGGTCTGGCACTGGTACGACCACTGCTCCCCGTGCATCAGGACCACGTCGGGCAGCTCCTGGTGCTTGCAGGCGTGCCGCTCGTCGCACTGCGGACAGCAGCGGTTCTGGCGGCTCCCGGGGAGGGAGCAGTTGCAGCGCGGCTTCTCGCACTTCATCACGCCGCGGTCGCAGGTGCAGCTCTGGCACGGGTCCTGCTGGGGGGAGAGGGACAGCCCGTGGGCCACCTCGGCGCCCTCGAACATGCAGCTCAGGCGGCAGTTCGGGGTCCCCGGGGGACACTCGCACCGGAAGCCCCCGTTCAGGTTGACGCATTGAGCAGAGGGGTGGCAGGTGTGCAGTTCGTCCGCGCATTCGTCGATATCTAAGCAGGATCGGTCAGACAACGGAGAGAAACCAGAAAACGACTACCTTGGCATAGAGTTCCTAGATTATTGTCAGAGACGGGGCTCTGGTAGCCCTCTTTGCACTTGCAGTAGTACCAACCGATCATGTTGACGCAGACTGAGGCGTCAGTGCAGCGGTGCGCGTTGGTGGCGCACTCGTCGAGATCGCGCTCGCAGCTGGGGCCGGTGTAGCCGTTAGGGCAGGCGCATTTGCCCGGACTGCGGCAGACGCCGCCGTTCAGGCAGCTCTGGTTGCAAACGGCTAAACAATCATCGGTCAAACGCACAGATCCACAAGAGAAGACATGACTCACGCTCGCAGCTGTAGCCGTCCCCTTTGTACCCTTCCTTGCAGACGCAATGGTAGCTCCCTTGGGTGTTGATGCAGTCGGCGTTGATGTCGCAGTTGTGCTCTCCCGAGCTGCACTCGTCCAGTTCGGCACAGTTGAATTTGTCAACTCTTCGGTACCCCGCGAGACACTCGCAGGTGTACGACCCGGGAGTGTTGACGCACCGAGTGTTCTGGTGGCAGTGGTGGCCTTCCAGGCCTCCCTCTTGCTGACACTCGTTGATATCTACACAAAAATCGACGTGTACACACCTCTCGCACCCTCACCCCTCTAGTCATGTTAGTTTTGACAGATATGTACAGAATAGTAGAATTTTTTCCATACCGGTACACAAGCGTCCGTCCCCTTGAAAGCCTTGGTCGCACTGACAAGCGTAAGTAGTTTGTAAGTTGAGGCAGGTTGCGTTAGCGTGGCAAACATGCCCTTTTGCGCAATAGTCAACACCTGTTAGGGATGAAAGACACGCACCGAGGTTAGCTTGTTAGTAAGCAAGATGAGACATTAGTACCGAGATGCCCACATCAACAGTCGACGTGGGAGGAGCTTGAGTGATCACGCCACGTCAACTGTCGACGTGGGAGGAGCCTAATTGGTTACCAGAAGCACAGTACCTGGACAGAACTTGCAGCAGTTGTCGGCGACGCTGAACTGCTCGTCTGGAGGACAAGTGAGCTTGGGACACATCGTCTCCGGGTCTATCCTCGTGCACTGCATGCTGCCGTCTTGACACTCGCATTCGACGCACTTCTTGATGGTCACTAGCTCCCCGTGGTCGTAGAAGGCCCCGTAGAAGAGACAGTGTCCTGTGGGACAAAACAACGGTGAGAGTCGCGCACCGACACTCGCCTGGATCACCCTTACTGAGACAGCTCTGGCAACACTGGCCGGTTATGTTAACTGGGTGTTTGCAGGGCAGCTCCGGACACTCGACTGGACGACACTGGACCTCTCCGTGCTGCGAATCAACGACAAGGTGAAAAATCGAGCGGCAACAGCGAGAAAGAGTAAAAGAAAGAACGATCAAGGAATcgactgtcatttttttttgagtgaGATCGGTTAGGCCGGACGGTTCGGTTAATGAGTACTACTAACCACGCAAGCGCACAATTCACAGCCGCGTTGCCACGTGGCGCCGTCCGCGTGCACCGTCCCGTTGACATGGCACGATTTCTGACAGTCACATTCCTCCACTTTACTGATACGTCCCTCTGCTGCTACCAACTGCAAAACACAGAATTATATATAATCAAAACAGTGTACAGAACGCATAAGTGACGTTACATGGTAGTCCATATACCCTTTCGGAAAGTTCCTGTAGATGCCTAGTCAGCTCCTGCACGGTGCTCTGCAGCAGGGAGAACTGGCCGCACGTGGGACACGTCGAGTCCAGGCTGGGGCACAGCGACAGGTAACCGTGGGGACCTCCTATCAGCCGAACGTCCTGCATGGCTCCCTGCAACGCGAGACCCGAATTAACTCCCCCGAAAAGAATCAACTTCGAGCTTTTTAAGCTACTGGGCAAAAATCGAAGCTCTAGAAACTACAAAAGTCAAGAAGTGTTTCGGCGATTCAGCCCCCATCCTCTCCTAGTTAAATCACTTCCGACCTCGAAACGACATGGCAAAGTCGAGGAAGAACACGACGAAAGCCGGATCGATACATCTCGGTCACGGAACGGTTTTTCCCTTTTTCCAGTCAATGGACTCGAAACGACCTCGACTAATGTTGTGGCTAGGTCGTccggtaatttttttctctcggtacgaAAGATTGGAAAAAATGGAATTACTCCATTGAATTTGGTATGCGGGTTCGTGTCCATTAAGTGAAACGTTATCGCCGGCGTGGATCTAATCGGGAGAAAATTTCCACGGTTCTCCACATGGTCGCAACTCGAAATAGTTTTCGGAAAGGTTGCGTCAGACTAGATGGACGATAAGGGTTGGAAATCGAGGGACGTCCGAAGGGACGTCCCGGTGGGACCGTTTGTTAAAACGGTAGAAAAATTGGTCGACTATTAATAAGAGTAATTGGGGCGACATTTGGGCGGACACGCATGGAAAAAATTGCTCCAGAAGTGGAACAGGTGAAGGTTGAATAGTTATTATTAGGAAGAAAAATTAGGAGAAGAGATAACGTTGAGAAGAGTTTGATTTGGTTGAAAAGAGAGTCAAGGGGATTAGTAAATGTTGACAAGGATAAGAAAAACCAACAATATCTTCAGGTTATAACAACGTTAAAATTTAGATCTTTTCGGGTTTCACAAAATTGGGAAAGAATTATATCAATTCCACACCCCGTGTCAGAATATACTGAAATCCAtggctgtcggccaatcacatCCCTCGTATTTTCATTCTACAACAGCAGATCGCCAATCGGAtgcgtttgtaaacaataagtcgCGCATTGCGTAGCAACCGCCTAACAagacacaattttaattgtcattaaattgtcatttttcttgGTATGGTCGTGGAGAAGGTGTAGTTTTCAactcgcgtataatggctattattaTACGTTCACTGAagaatatactattataaatTAGCTATAACGaacattcaacgtggaaacgctgcaagcattcggagcacttttccagattccgcattatcatcgaaaatttttgcattgtaaatcaaaaatgttatgtactgtcgcgagtaataaattttggtcgtcaatgtcatttcaaaatttggttagattgtcacaaatttaaaaaatttccctgcctgattatgcccacgtcaacaaagtgtcaaaaaattgagaaaaaactgacaattaatgtcatacaacatgatatttatgactgttttacaatggagcatatttttgattgcgtccaagaatgaccttgatgaccaaaatttattgctcgcgactgtacttaattataaatagatattaagaaaaaaatatacatatacttTTTGGAGATGATTGAATGGATATTTGCAATCGATTAGTAATGAAATGATTAATGAAAGAGTAAAGAAAAACGCCAGATAATTAGgcgattaaatttttttgatcaattgggaattgaaattaaaagtaaaacacgGAGGCAAGACAGAAAAAACTTTTTCCTACTACGTGTCTAGAAAGTTTCATCTACTGCCCTAGCAACACACTTGTAATCGAAAGTGAATCCTATCTTGCGTGTGGTTGCTAGCTACGAAAGTAAAATACTTACGCGACTAGGAGATTCCTTACGGGACGaggagaatttattttattttgtgacaatttCGATTGAGGTACCCAAATCATTAAatggaaaacagcaacacattttataataatatgtagtttaattagtccaattgaatacaacaaaggaaaattaatctacttattcacatttattgtGATTTATGAATTGTTGGAAACTTAGGTTATATCGCTCACCCGACTTGACAGGCGACAATGAGCCTAACGTAATTCCAGCGGCTCTTTCAATTCCGTCACATTCCATATTTTGCGGGAagacttgttgcataaataccaACCGCAAACTATCAAACTAACATTATTACGGATTACACGCACTTACACAATTCACGCCGTTTGaagacgaaaaataaaatgtttgtaaaagctgttgctatggtttttacttccaaGATCCAAGGACGGTCGCGATACGGCACgatttttgctatttttttttaacattataaaatgttggtgcttcgtagtaggaaaaatttaatacaatacaCGATGCGCAAGTTTCTTCTTTCACCGCGGAGGTTTCACGGCCCTCGGCTGTCGCCTCGGGTCTTGAACTACCTCCTTGGCAAAAAAAGTTCACTTACGCATctggtaatgtaaataactattacaagtACATAATTTGTATTCAACCCTATTTTAGAATTGTGaatgagaattaaaaaaaaagataagcAAGAAAGAGAAACGaagagattaaaaaaataaaacaattattttgagaCATTCGGCATTGACATGgacggaaaaaataaaatgggaTATATGTTGGCTGGTTTTAGAATAGTTAAAAGCAATGGAAAAGAAATGATGCTGAAGAAGAAGTAAACAAAATGAAGAATTTAAGAAGCGAGGAAAGGtcgaaagaaaattttgaaagaaaaaaatattgggtGAGGGAATCAGAAATTAAAACCAGGAGGAAATAAAGAAATCCACAAAAATGTCGagtcaaaaaatttcttgaagtggagaaaatttaaatagggaattaaaaaaaataaaaaacagcaCCAATGAACGAAGGAAAAGTGAAGACGTTATCCGTTAATTTCAAAACATTTCGCGATAATTGCgtgaaaagaaattaaaaaaaaaatgattctcGCTAATTCTAGAACAGAGAATGTACATTAAAAGAAAGCTGCGTAGGTGAAAAAGAAATACAGAAATCAGAAGAATAAGTTTGTGATAATTTGACCAAAAAAACCATCCCTTGTGATCGTATATCGGCGGGGGTGATTCTgaacaacaaataaataaggaaaaggaaaagaataaaactcTGAAAAGgaattattgaaagatttattcaaagaagaaac of Tenebrio molitor chromosome 6, icTenMoli1.1, whole genome shotgun sequence contains these proteins:
- the LOC138133862 gene encoding protein kinase C-binding protein NELL1-like isoform X1; translation: MARCSVAAWTTLLWLASATGLDPKGLLSPATSPSQSIDLLGALGLHNNSWAGVTLAPGPQQLRPAYYLQGDYRDLKLPAAAFQQVSDLLRRSPEFTISAWLRQEVGNTGSIVSFAHGLNRYLELQSSGRKNEIRLHYTSRVDSKVYVETFHYRIADNLWHHVAVSVSGSQAELLVDCHPLYKRLLRPGAPDRNFTEPQQLWLGQRNKHYHFKGAMQDVRLIGGPHGYLSLCPSLDSTCPTCGQFSLLQSTVQELTRHLQELSERLVAAEGRISKVEECDCQKSCHVNGTVHADGATWQRGCELCACVHGEVQCRPVECPELPCKHPVNITGQCCQSCLRHCLFYGAFYDHGELVTIKKCVECECQDGSMQCTRIDPETMCPKLTCPPDEQFSVADNCCKFCPGVDYCAKGHVCHANATCLNLQTTYACQCDQGFQGDGRLCTDINECQQEGGLEGHHCHQNTRCVNTPGSYTCECLAGYRRVDKFNCAELDECSSGEHNCDINADCINTQGSYHCVCKEGYKGDGYSCEPVCNQSCLNGGVCRSPGKCACPNGYTGPSCERDLDECATNAHRCTDASVCVNMIGWYYCKCKEGYQSPVSDNNLGTLCQDIDECADELHTCHPSAQCVNLNGGFRCECPPGTPNCRLSCMFEGAEVAHGLSLSPQQDPCQSCTCDRGVMKCEKPRCNCSLPGSRQNRCCPQCDERHACKHQELPDVVLMHGEQWSYQCQTCECLYGEVDCWEMKCPPLLCDNPVQAIGDCCPHCDDLCPMGNVSAWGQPCTFAGRMYESGAQFADPNDPCVACNCKVPFCAELVSNVACCVHRTECFAAVIITIAVTMRTQWDLTEWWPPRPVQTDTLPPVAPRRQSVTLLNNIVHLFEWLIVVLGSSTSVTRRGATRLNGRRQGAEGPRPRTGLTFLDTCEPPVQ
- the LOC138133862 gene encoding protein kinase C-binding protein NELL1-like isoform X2, which codes for MARCSVAAWTTLLWLASATGLDPKGLLSPATSPSQSIDLLGALGLHNNSWAGVTLAPGPQQLRPAYYLQGDYRDLKLPAAAFQQVSDLLRRSPEFTISAWLRQEVGNTGSIVSFAHGLNRYLELQSSGRKNEIRLHYTSRVDSKVYVETFHYRIADNLWHHVAVSVSGSQAELLVDCHPLYKRLLRPGAPDRNFTEPQQLWLGQRNKHYHFKGAMQDVRLIGGPHGYLSLCPSLDSTCPTCGQFSLLQSTVQELTRHLQELSERLVAAEGRISKVEECDCQKSCHVNGTVHADGATWQRGCELCACVHGEVQCRPVECPELPCKHPVNITGQCCQSCLRHCLFYGAFYDHGELVTIKKCVECECQDGSMQCTRIDPETMCPKLTCPPDEQFSVADNCCKFCPGVDYCAKGHVCHANATCLNLQTTYACQCDQGFQGDGRLCTDINECQQEGGLEGHHCHQNTRCVNTPGSYTCECLAGYRRVDKFNCAELDECSSGEHNCDINADCINTQGSYHCVCKEGYKGDGYSCEPVCNQSCLNGGVCRSPGKCACPNGYTGPSCERDLDECATNAHRCTDASVCVNMIGWYYCKCKEGYQSPVSDNNLGTLCQDIDECADELHTCHPSAQCVNLNGGFRCECPPGTPNCRLSCMFEGAEVAHGLSLSPQQDPCQSCTCDRGVMKCEKPRCNCSLPGSRQNRCCPQCDERHACKHQELPDVVLMHGEQWSYQCQTCECLYGEVDCWEMKCPPLLCDNPVQAIGDCCPHCDDLCPMGNVSAWGQPCTFAGRMYESGAQFADPNDPCVACNCKVPFCAELDGVLCCSYNYHCGDDAHAVGFDGVVATTAGADGHVAAGGAATAVSDFTKQYSAPLRVANSSAGVVYVSDSTGGNKTERAPPGG
- the LOC138133862 gene encoding protein kinase C-binding protein NELL1-like isoform X3 yields the protein MARCSVAAWTTLLWLASATGLDPKGLLSPATSPSQSIDLLGALGLHNNSWAGVTLAPGPQQLRPAYYLQGDYRDLKLPAAAFQQVSDLLRRSPEFTISAWLRQEVGNTGSIVSFAHGLNRYLELQSSGRKNEIRLHYTSRVDSKVYVETFHYRIADNLWHHVAVSVSGSQAELLVDCHPLYKRLLRPGAPDRNFTEPQQLWLGQRNKHYHFKGAMQDVRLIGGPHGYLSLCPSLDSTCPTCGQFSLLQSTVQELTRHLQELSERLVAAEGRISKVEECDCQKSCHVNGTVHADGATWQRGCELCACVHGEVQCRPVECPELPCKHPVNITGQCCQSCLRHCLFYGAFYDHGELVTIKKCVECECQDGSMQCTRIDPETMCPKLTCPPDEQFSVADNCCKFCPGVDYCAKGHVCHANATCLNLQTTYACQCDQGFQGDGRLCTDINECQQEGGLEGHHCHQNTRCVNTPGSYTCECLAGYRRVDKFNCAELDECSSGEHNCDINADCINTQGSYHCVCKEGYKGDGYSCEPVCNQSCLNGGVCRSPGKCACPNGYTGPSCERDLDECATNAHRCTDASVCVNMIGWYYCKCKEGYQSPVSDNNLGTLCQDIDECADELHTCHPSAQCVNLNGGFRCECPPGTPNCRLSCMFEGAEVAHGLSLSPQQDPCQSCTCDRGVMKCEKPRCNCSLPGSRQNRCCPQCDERHACKHQELPDVVLMHGEQWSYQCQTCECLYGEVDCWEMKCPPLLCDNPVQAIGDCCPHCDDLCPMGNVSAWGQPCTFAGRMYESGAQFADPNDPCVACNCKDGVLCCSYNYHCGDDAHAVGFDGVVATTAGADGHVAAGGAATAVSDFTKQYSAPLRVANSSAGVVYVSDSTGGNKTERAPPGG